AACACCCACGCCCAGGGATAGACTTCCATCACCGGCCGGACGATGCCCGACGACCAGTTGTCGAACGTCATGATTTCAAACAGCGAATACATCGAGCGGCCGATGGTGCCGAACCATTCGGCGAAGCGCGCGCCGAACAACTGATTTGCCAGCACGGCCGTGACATAATAAACCAACAGCAACACCGCCAGAATCGAAGCCATGCTTGGAATTGCGGCGAGCAGGGCTTGCACTACCGCGCGCAATTTGGGAACAACCGAGAACAAGCGCAGCACTCGAAAAATTCGGAAGGCGCGCAGCACGGAAAGATTGCCTGCGCCCGGCACGAGTGAAATGCCGATGATGACGAAATCGAACCAATTCCAACCGCTGGCGAAGAAGCGGAGGCCATAGACCACGATTTTGGCGGTCAGCTCGACCACGAAGATCAGCAGCGCGAGGCGATCAATCGCGGTCAAAACCGGTCCCCATGCCGCCATCGCCCATGCTGAGGTTTCCAAGCCCAGGGTGATGGCATTGAGCACGATCACGGCCGTGATGAAGTGTTGTGTGCGGGTCGATTCGACTATCGCTTTGAGGCGCTCGGACACCTTTGCTTGTTCCCTTCCTGTTATGTGAGGCCAAAACTGATCGGCTGATTTGATCAACTTTGAAAGGCCAGCTTCCAGCCGCGGGGCTTCTCACCGGCGAGCGCGCTTTGAATCATGACGAATTCGCCGATGTTGTCCATCGTCACCAGGCCGACCATTTTGCCCTGTTGCAGCACCGGCAGGGTGTGGCATTGACACGTTTGCAAACGGGCCATTGCGCCTTCGAGCATTTCGCTCGCTTCCACGGTTTCAAACTCGCGCTGCATCACGTCGCGTACGAAGGCATTCTTCCCGAATTTTCCGAGCGCCATCAGCAAATCGCCGCGCGTGAGCACGCCCACGACTTTCCCCTCGTCGACCACGGGAAAATCTTGTTGTGAACCTGCCAGAATCAACTCAATCGCGCGGTTGAGCGTGTCGTTGCTGGAGAGCGTTTGGAAGTTGGTGAGCATAGCCAGCTTCACCGGAATGCCGCCGACCGCGGTTTTCATCTGCACCATGCCGGCCTCCTGCGCCGCGCCGATCAACACAAAGAAGGCGATGAACAGCAGAAAGGGGTTGGTGAACAGTCCGATGAATCCGAACAGGAAGGCCATGCCCTGGCCGATGCCCGCGGCAATTTGTGTCGCGCGCGCATAGCCTTTGCGGGTGGCGAGCAGGGCGCGCAAAACGCGGCCGCCGTCCATCGGGAAGGCCGGCAGCATGTTGAACAGAACGAGCCAGATATTCACGATCATCAGTCGCTCGAGGAACGAGCCGCTGGTGACCGTGAGACCGTCAAATGGCTCGAAGGTGTTGGTCACCACCAGCCAAACGAATAAGGCGATGGCGATCACAACATTCACGGCCGGACCGGCGAGCGCGACCCACAATTCCTGGCGGGGATCATCTGGCATGCGCTCCAGCCGGGCGACGCCGCCGATGGGCAGCAGGGTGATGTCGCGCGTTTTGATGCCGTATTTTTTCGCGGTCAAGGCGTGGCCAAATTCATGCAAAAGCACGCAGCCAAAGAGCGCGAGGATGAATCCTACACCGGAGACCAGCATGCTCAGGCTGTAGCCTTGCAACCAGTGCATCACGGCAATAAAACCAATCAACAACAGGAAGGTAGCATGCAGATAAACGCCGATGCCGAAATACTCTCCAATTTTCCATGACCATTTCATAGGTATCTCTCCTTTCCATCAACTCAAAGTAATTCATGCTTCATCTGCGGGGGTGGCGGGCTTGCCGCGCCGGCGCGTGCGCCAGGCATGCGCCGCCACGAGTATCAACGTCAAAGCGACTAAAGGGGTAATGTATTCGAACATGATCAAACTGAACTCATCGAGATGATCGTGGCCGGTGGCATCTAGAATCAGATAAAGCGTGTACGCAATGTAATAGGCAAAAAACAGCGCGCCTTCGCGGCGGCCAATGCGGAAGCCGGTGAAGAAAACCGGCAGGCAGGCGAGCGCAACGGCAATCATCACGGGAATATCGAAACGCAGAGCTGCGGGCGGTACTGCCACGCCGCTCGGCGCGAGCAGGCTGACGAGTCCGAGCACAGCCAAAATGTTAAAGATGTTGCTGCCCACCACGTTGCCAACCGCAATGTCGCGCTCACCGCGCATGCTGGCAATGATCGACGTCGCGACTTCCGGTAAAGAGGTGCCGGCAGCGATGATGGTCAGGCCAATGATCAACTCGCTCAAGCCCAGCGCTTGCGCCACCGCGACAGCCCCTTCCACCAGCCAGTGTGAACCCAGCA
This sequence is a window from Cytophagia bacterium CHB2. Protein-coding genes within it:
- a CDS encoding ion transporter: MSERLKAIVESTRTQHFITAVIVLNAITLGLETSAWAMAAWGPVLTAIDRLALLIFVVELTAKIVVYGLRFFASGWNWFDFVIIGISLVPGAGNLSVLRAFRIFRVLRLFSVVPKLRAVVQALLAAIPSMASILAVLLLVYYVTAVLANQLFGARFAEWFGTIGRSMYSLFEIMTFDNWSSGIVRPVMEVYPWAWVFFLPFIVVTSFAVLNLFIAIIVNTMQAQHEAEMQQERRDERTEWLAGNSELAQEITELRRQVAALQTLLLKTEPKN
- a CDS encoding site-2 protease family protein, whose amino-acid sequence is MKWSWKIGEYFGIGVYLHATFLLLIGFIAVMHWLQGYSLSMLVSGVGFILALFGCVLLHEFGHALTAKKYGIKTRDITLLPIGGVARLERMPDDPRQELWVALAGPAVNVVIAIALFVWLVVTNTFEPFDGLTVTSGSFLERLMIVNIWLVLFNMLPAFPMDGGRVLRALLATRKGYARATQIAAGIGQGMAFLFGFIGLFTNPFLLFIAFFVLIGAAQEAGMVQMKTAVGGIPVKLAMLTNFQTLSSNDTLNRAIELILAGSQQDFPVVDEGKVVGVLTRGDLLMALGKFGKNAFVRDVMQREFETVEASEMLEGAMARLQTCQCHTLPVLQQGKMVGLVTMDNIGEFVMIQSALAGEKPRGWKLAFQS